A DNA window from Streptomyces canus contains the following coding sequences:
- a CDS encoding ABC transporter permease produces the protein MTATTTHTPPPAAPKADTATRSGRSLGQILMIVAGALLLVAAVRVISGSDQLTSEGQVSAALSLAVPIGLAGLAGLWSERSGVVNIGLEGMMILGTFGAGWIGWQSSPWLGLLCGVGFGVLGGLLHAVATVTFGVDHIVSGVAINLLALGTTQYLAKLFFVDGKAAEAGGNPKQSPPVDSLPSFDVPGLSSGLHSVENHHWFLISDIAGILGGLFTNLSIVTVLAFVLFVGSWWLLWRTPFGLRLRSCGENPIAAESLGVNVYKYKYMAVAVSGGLAGLGGAFLALVTSHTYLEGQTGGRGYIGLAAMIFGNWRPGGLAMGAGLFGYSDALQLRNGGETVHALLLLLFVLLLAMAGWKLYKKAHWQGGISLMVAAGVLVWYLVTDEVPSDFVGATPYVVTLLVLSLSAQRLRMPKADGMRYRKGQGK, from the coding sequence ATGACTGCCACGACGACCCACACGCCGCCCCCCGCGGCACCCAAGGCGGACACCGCCACCCGGTCGGGCCGCTCGCTCGGCCAGATCCTCATGATCGTCGCCGGTGCGCTGCTGCTCGTCGCAGCGGTCCGCGTCATCTCCGGCTCCGACCAGCTCACCTCCGAGGGCCAGGTCTCCGCGGCGCTCAGCCTCGCCGTGCCGATCGGCCTCGCCGGTCTGGCCGGTCTGTGGTCCGAGCGGTCCGGCGTGGTCAACATCGGCCTCGAGGGCATGATGATCCTCGGCACCTTCGGCGCCGGCTGGATCGGCTGGCAGTCCAGCCCCTGGCTCGGCCTGCTGTGCGGCGTCGGCTTCGGCGTCCTGGGCGGCCTGCTGCACGCGGTCGCGACCGTCACCTTCGGAGTCGACCACATCGTCTCCGGTGTCGCGATCAACCTCCTCGCCCTCGGCACCACCCAGTACCTCGCCAAGCTCTTCTTCGTGGACGGCAAGGCGGCGGAAGCGGGCGGCAACCCCAAGCAGTCCCCGCCCGTGGACTCACTGCCCAGCTTCGACGTCCCGGGCCTGTCCAGCGGTCTGCACTCCGTCGAGAACCACCACTGGTTCCTGATCTCCGACATCGCGGGCATCCTCGGCGGCCTGTTCACCAACCTGTCCATCGTGACGGTCCTGGCGTTCGTGCTGTTCGTCGGCAGCTGGTGGCTGCTGTGGCGCACCCCGTTCGGCCTGCGGCTGCGCTCCTGCGGCGAGAACCCGATCGCCGCCGAGTCCCTCGGCGTCAACGTCTACAAGTACAAGTACATGGCCGTGGCGGTCTCCGGCGGCCTCGCCGGCCTCGGCGGCGCCTTCCTGGCCCTGGTCACCTCGCACACCTACCTGGAGGGCCAGACCGGCGGACGCGGCTACATCGGCCTCGCCGCCATGATCTTCGGCAACTGGCGGCCCGGCGGACTCGCCATGGGCGCGGGCCTGTTCGGCTACTCCGACGCACTCCAGCTGCGCAACGGCGGCGAGACCGTCCACGCGCTGCTGCTCCTGCTGTTCGTGCTGCTCCTGGCGATGGCCGGCTGGAAGCTGTACAAGAAGGCGCACTGGCAGGGCGGCATCAGCCTCATGGTGGCCGCGGGCGTCCTGGTCTGGTACCTGGTCACCGACGAGGTACCGAGCGACTTCGTGGGCGCCACCCCGTACGTCGTCACGCTGCTGGTGCTGTCGCTGTCCGCGCAGCGCCTGCGGATGCCCAAGGCGGACGGCATGCGCTACCGGAAGGGCCAGGGCAAGTGA